ATCCTTTTGACCCCACCTGTTTATAATCTCGATTCTTGTTTTGAATAAATCGAGAGTCGTAGGCAGGGCTTCCTCGAATGCAACTTTGATATCCGCCGCAGTTCGGTATCGGAATGTTCTTCCCGGGAATCCCATAATCATCTGATACGATCCATCATTAAAACCCTGTGTTGAAATTGGGAAGAAATGTTTTGGTTTATAAGGGACATTATCTTTAGAAAATTTTACAGTTTTTCCTTCGGGCGAAATATAAGCTCTCAAGAAAGAAAAGTCGCCGGTATGGCGGGGCCAAATCCAGTTATCAATTTCGCCGCCGTAGTTGCCGATTGAGTTTGGTGGTGCATAAACTAACCGGATATCTTTGATTATTTCAAAAGTGAACAAATAATATTTCACACCGGTGTAAACATCGGTTGCGCGGCATTCAAAATCGGAATTACCTTTTTCGCGTTTTTCAATTTCGCGGAGTTTAGCATTTATCGCTTTTTGCCTGTCGGTAGCAGTCATATCCTCTTTTATTTCTGAAAGCACTTCGTCTGTAATATCCTTCATCGATACAACTACCTGTGCAGTCATATTGTCTATCTGAATTTCCTCTTCGTACTTATTTGCCAAGAATCCGTCCTTAAGCCGGTCTTCCATCACAGAACTCACAGATACAATAGCCCCATAAGCCACGTGATGATTTGTAAGAATTAAACCATTGGTCGAAACAAACGAACCGGTTCCGCCACCTAACGATACAACCGCATCTTTCAAACTTGTTCCGTTTGGATTATAGATCTGCTGAGGGGTTAACTCAAGTCCGGTTTTCTTCATCTCATTTAGTGGAAGTTTGTTAATGGCATCTAACATCCACATTCCCTCATCAAGAACTGCATTAGCAGTTGTGCTTAAAAATAATGCGAAAATTAAACTTAATAAATAGATTTTTGATTTCATCGTGATATTCTTGTGTTAATTTGTATAAAATTGTGAATAAAGATGCGAAAAAATGTTGAGAGATGCAAAAATTATTGTAACTTACCCCTTTTTTTTGTATTTTTTCAACGAAATTCTTAAACAATTAAACGGATGATTATGTCTTTTTTCTCGAAGTTGTGGAATCTTAAATTACACCATAAAATTTTACTTGGGCTGCTGCTTGGTGCCATCTTTGGTGCAACCTTGAACGTCAGCATATATGAACTTGAGATTATTCACAAGGAGAAAGAGAAAGAAAAATCAACAATTGTTAATAATTGGGAAAAAATCGAATTCGCCGACGTGCATTTGCGTGTGGTGTTACAAACTTTTGGGAAGGAAGACCAGTTAAAACTTCTGAACAACTTCCAGATTCTAGATAAATCCGCTAAAGCAAATTTACTTATTCTTGTTACGTTCAAAACTACGGATCAAAACGGAGCAGTTATTACGACTCGGAAGCATTTCGAGAACATAAAGAAGATTGAAAAAGTAAAAACAATCCCTCTATATATAAAGCCGGTCGGTACAATCTTTATTCGGCTGTTGATGTTTATTGCTATACCTTTGGTGCTTGCATCTTTAATTGTGGGTGCATCGAGTTTGGGAAACATTAGGACCGTTGGGAAAATCGGTGCGAAAATGATCTCGATTTATTTTGTTCTCATTGCAATTGCGATAACGATTGGATTGACACTTGCAAATGTTATCAGACCCGGCGATAGACTCTCGGAAGATGCACGCGAAAAACTGTTAGTCGAATTTGCCCCCAACATTCAAGCCAAGATTCAGGAATCGGTAGAACTTAATGTAATCAACACAATAATTAGTATTGTTCCCACAAATCCGATTTCGGCTTTAGCAAATGCCGAGATGCTGCAGATTGTCTTCTTTGCTTTGATTGTTGGAATCACACTCACAGCAATCCGAAAAGAAAAATCGGAACCTATAATAAGATTCTTTGACGGTTTCAGCGATATGATGATTAAGATGGTTGATTTCGTAATGAAAATTGCACCTTTCGGAGTTTTTGCTCTTATAGCAGCAACGGTCAGCGAATTCGGTTTCGATATTTTGCAAACACTTTTCTGGTATGCAGCAACTCTCATCATCGGATTGTTGGTTCATCAATTTATTGTTTTGGGTTCAATGGTGAAGATTTTTGCGGGCATCAATCCGATAAAATTTTTCAAAGGCATTCGTGAAGTAATGTTGATTGCATTTACATCCAGTTCGAGTGCAGCAACACTTCCGGTAAATATGGAAAAGTGCGAACAAAATTTAGGCGTTCCGAAAAAAATTACAAGTTTTGTTTTACCGTTAGGTGCAACTATAAATATGGATGGAACATCAATGTATCAGGCTGTTGCGGCAGTGTTCATAGCTCAGGTTTATGGTATCGAATTGCACATAACAGAACAATTAATTATTTTACTTACAGCATTACTTGCATCAATCGGTACGGCTCCGGTTCCGGGTGTAGGAATTATTATGCTGATAATTGTTTTGAGATCGGTGAATATTCCGGAAGAAGGAATTGCATTGATACTTGGAGTAGATAGATTTTTAGATATGTGTCGGACGGTAGTAAATGTTTCGGGCGATGCGGCAGTAGCAACGATAATTGCAAAATCTGAAGGTGTGCTTAAAAAATAGTTTTTGTAACTATTAAAAAACAAAAATAATATGCCACAGATTCACAGATGAAACTTATGAAATATTCAGAAAAGGAATAGCCGTTACAAAAAGAGTAATTCTATAATCTGTGAATCAGTGGCAATTAAATATTTATGATAAAACTTAGAAATATAAAAATTGGAAATGGCAACCCGCTTGTATTAATAGCGGGTCCTTGCGTTGTTGAAAACAGAAATATGATTTTCAAAACCGCAGAACGGATTCAAAAGCTCACCGATAAATATGGTATCCCGTTTATTTTCAAATCCTCGTACAAGAAAGCAAACCGCACAAGCGGTAATTCTTTTTCTACAATTGGGATGAATGAGGCGCTGAAAATTTTATCCGACGTTAAAGAAAAATTCGGCGTTCCTATTCTCACCGATGTTCATACTGAAAACGAAGTGAACGAAGCAGCCGAAGTTGCTGATATTTTGCAAATTCCTGCTTTTCTGTGCAGGCAAACTGAGCTGCTTCAAACTGCCGGTAAAACAGGAAAAATCATTAATATCAAAAAAGGACAGTTCATCGCACCTGAAGATATGGCGCATCAGGCAAAAAAAGTTGAAGAAGTTGGCAACAAAAAAATAATGTTAACCGAACGCGGCTCGACTTTTGGCTACAATAATTTGGTGGTCGATATGCGTTCGCTCCAAATTATGAGAAAGTTAGGCTACCCTGTTGTTTTAGATGCAACTCATTCGGTTCAATTGCCGGGTGCAGGTAAAGGCGAAACATCGGGCCGCCCCGAATTTATTTTCCCGATTGCCCGTGCTGGTGTTGCTGTGGGTATCGATGCTTTGTTCATCGAAACTCATCCTGACCCTAAAAAAGCGCTTAGCGATGCAGCAAGTCAACTCAAACTCGATTTACTTGAAGAACTTTTAAAGCAAGTAATCGAGATTGATAAATTAGTTAAAAACAAATTGAAACTCGGATAGAACAAATATGAATAAAACAACTCTTAACAAAAAGCTAAAAAATATTAAACTGATTCTATTCGACGTAGATGGAGTATTAACCGACGGGAAAATAATTTTAGATTCCGACGGGAAAGAATACAAAAATTTTCATGCACACGATGGGTTCGGAATTGTAAAGGCAAAACAAGCCGGTATAAAAATTGGTTTAATCAGCGGCAGGACTTCTGATATCGTGGATAAGCGTGCTTTCAAATTAGGTATAGATATCGTCCTACAGGGGATTGACGATAAATTAGAAGCATTTCAAAATCTGAAAAAAGAGAATAATTTTTCGGAAAAAGAAACCGCCTACATTGGCGATGATGAGTTCGATATTCCGCTTCTAAAAGCTGTCGCTTTCAGCGCAGCACCGGCAAATGCCATTAACGCTGTAAAAAAATCGGTGGACTATGTAACTAAAACCGACGGAGGGAACGGCGCCGCCCGCGAAATCATAGATATGATTTTAAATGTAAAAAATTCTAAAAAAAAAAATGACAACAAATCAGATAATTGAAAAAGCAAAAAATGTTATCCGCATCGAAGCCGAAGCGGTTTTAAAATTAGAATCGCGCATCGATAATAATTTTATTCAGGCGGTTGAAACTATTTACAACTCGAAGGGACGAATAATTGTAACGGGTATGGGTAAATCGGGTATCATCGCCCGGAAAATTGTTGCCACTATGAATTCAACGGGAACGCCTGCAATTTTTTTACATCCCTCCGATGCTGTTCACGGTGATTTGGGGATTGTGCGTAAAGATGATGTAGTAGTTTGCATTTCAAAAAGCGGCAATACAAACGAAATCCAACAACTTATACCGATGTTCAAACGTATCGGGGTTTCTATTATTTCGCTTCTTGGAAACATGGATTCTAAGTTAGCCGAGTTATCCGATGTTGTTCTTGATACAAGTGTAAAAGAGGAAGCTTGCCCTTTCGACCTTGCACCTACAGCTTCAACGACAGCAACCCTTGCATTCGGCGATGCACTTGCGATAGCCCTACTCGAAAAGCGAAACTTCACACTCGAAGAATTTGCCCTCTACCATCCAGGTGGTATTCTCGGAAAAAATCTGATTCTCAAAGTCGAAGAAATTATGATTTCGGGTAACGGTGTGCCGAATGTCAAATATAATTGTTCAATAAGAGATGTAATATTGGAAATTACATCTAAACGGTTAGGCGCAACTTGTGTGGTTGACGACACTGGTGTTTTAGTCGGAATAATAACCGACGGCGACTTGCGGCGTATGCTTTCTCGCACAACCGAATTTGTGAATCTGGCAGCTGAAACTATAATGACCAAAAATCCCAAAACTATAAAACAAAATACTTTAGCAGCGGTTGCACTCAATGAAATGGAATCGTATAACATAACGCAGCTGATTGTAATTGATTCTGAAAAGAAACCAATCGGTATGCTACACTTGCACGACCTTGTAAAAACCGGATTAAGACCTGAGGCGGATGAGTGAAATTTTTTTTCAAAATATTACTCGCTACCGTTTTGTGTTCATTGATCTTTTCGGGTTGTGAAGAAAAAATTAAACCTTCGGTTACAAGCACGAAATTAAGCGGTAACCCTCCTTCACAAGAAAGCTGGAACTCGCGCATTAATTTTACTCAATCAGGGAAATTAGTTGCAATTGTAACTGCCGGGCATTTAACAGTTTACGACGATAGAAAACAAACACATTTAGATGAAAAAATTAAAGTCGATTTCTACGATGAAGCAGGAAAACAAACTACCGAACTCACTGCTGAACAGGGAATTGTAAACGATCTAACACGCGACCTGGAAGCAATCGGTAACGTAATAGTTATTTCTGATGAGGGAACTACTTTAAGAACCGAGCAATTATCGTGGACGAATTCAACACAAAAAATACATACCGATGCTTATGTTGAGATCGATTCCCCTAAAGAAAAAATTCGAGGACACGGTTTAGAATCCGACCAACATCTGAAGAATTACAAAATATTGAAAGTTACAGGACAATCTGCTAAAATCGAGTGATGAAAAATTTTTCTCTTAAATACATTCCGTTTGTTTTGTGTTTCATCTCTACAAATTTATTTTCTCAACAGGACGATAAAATAATCATACTTAATCACGCCGATAGTTTAGTCGGGAGAGAAATCAATGGTGAAAGTATTCGTGAGCTTATCGGTAATGTTCAGTTTTCGCAAGGGAATGTTGTTGTCAATTGCGACAAAGCTGTGCAATATTTTAAAACAAACGAAGTTGTGTTAACCGGAAATGTGCGGGTTCAGGACGATACATTGGTACTAAATGGTAAACGGGGAATTTACAACAGCAACGATAAAACTGCCGAGGCTTTTGAGGGAGTTTATTTAGAAGAAGGAACACGAAAACTGAATGCTGATTATGGGAAATATTTCATCAGAGAACGTAGAGTGCTTTTCCGTAACAACGTTATTGTGCAAGATACCGGCTCAACTCTGTTGTGCAACGAATTATTTTATTTCAGAGACGAAAAACGGACGATAGCAAGAAAGAATGTGATTATTTCAGATATTAATAACGATGTGAAAACTTACAGCAATTACTTTGAAAATTTGGGCGATTACAGTTTTCTTTTGGATCAACCGCGGATAGTTCAAATTGATACAACCGATGAAGGTACTTTGGATACACTCACAATCGTCAGCAACGAAATGTATTCGTATCAGGATAGTCTCTCTCGTTTTATTGCTATCGGAAAAGTAATTATGAGACGGGGTGATGTGTCGGCTGAGTGCGGAAACTCTGTTTATTATTCGGATGCCGATAGTATTATTCTGCGTGATAAACCTTTTGTTTGGTACGAGAAAACGCAGGTGAGTGGCGATTCGATTTTCATAAAACTCACTGAACGCAAACTCGAAAAAATTATTGTTCGTGGAAATGCTTTCGCAATTTCTTTAAGTGATACAAACTTACAGAATCGTTTCGATCAAATGAGCGGCGAAACAATTACGATGATTTTTTTTGAAGGGAAAATTTATAACATACTTGTGGATGTAACTGCCACAAGCCTGTATTATCTTTACGAAACTGAAACTTCGGTTGCCGACACTACAGTAACAGTTCAAAAACCGAATGGAATAAATATAACTTCAGGCGATCAGATCACGATACTTTTTGAAGATAAAAAAGTTGAAGCTATAAAAATTTTAAGCGGAGTTGAGGGGAAATACTACCCCGAAAATTTAGTACAAGACAAAGAGAGCGAATATAATTTAGCGGGTTTCAATTGGCGTGAAAGTAAACCGGCAATTCCACAAAATCCATTCTTACAAAATAAATCAACACTCGGATTAGATAAATGAACAATCAAATTCTTTTCTCAGAAGGTTTGTATAAAAAATACAAAAAGCGGTTCGTCGTAAAAAACGTAAATATCGAAGTTAAACAAGGGGAAGTTGTCGGTTTACTCGGTCCTAACGGCGCCGGCAAAACCACGACTTTTTATATGATCGTCGGAATGATTAAACCGAACGATGGTAAAGTTTTTTTAAACAACACTGAAATTACAAAATTTGCAATGTATAAACGCGCACGGCTCGGTATAGGTTACCTGCCGCAGGAAGCTTCTGTGTTCCGCAAACTCTCGGTTTATGATAATATTATGGCAGTTCTACAGATGATGAAATTAGCACAGCGTGAACGCGAGGAATGGTGCAATAGACTGTTGGAAGATTTTGGTATTTCTCACATCGCAAAAAGCAAAGGATATATGTTGTCGGGGGGAGAAAGAAGACGAGTCGAAATTGCACGCACATTAGCCACGAACCCGAAATTTATTTTACTCGACGAGCCATTCGCAGGTATCGACCCGATAGCAGTTGAAGAGATAATGAAAATTGTACACGATTTAAAAAACAGAGACATCGGAGTTTTAGTAACCGACCACAACGTGCACGAAACACTTTCGATAACAGATAGATCGTATTTAATGTTTGAAGGCGAAATTCTGAAATCAGGAACGGCTGAATATTTAGCAAACGATGAAGAGGCAAAACGATTGTATTTAGGTGAAAAGTTTAAGTTGGATAGGTATTGAAAACGATAAAAGTATTTTATATATTCAATAAAGAGAGTAAATAATGGATGCCTTAATAATAAAAGCTGAATCGAAAAATGATTTTGAAATTAATTTCAGACCTTGCCAAAAAATTAGGCAACAAGGTTTTCTTAATTCGCGAAAAACTGATGGAAAAAATAAAAACTAACCAAAACGTCAGCCGTAGGGCAATCATGAAAAAACTGAAAAAGTAATGTTCATTATATTTGATAAAGCATTTTTCAAAAGTATCGAAGAAGTAAACAACAAGATAGTAAAGCAACGAATCGGGAAAATAATTATCGAAATCGAACAAACCAACACCATCCTTTATATAAAAAATGTAAAAAAGCTAACTGGCTTTCAAAAGATTTCTACAGGAGGTATCCTTGAGTGCGATTAAAATTGAAAGCGACCAAAAAGATTGTATAAAAGCAAAGTGGAGAATTGGCATTACTGTTTTATTTTTATCTATTTTTCTCACAGGTATTCTATACCCTCAACACATTTTCACATTCAGTGGAAAAGTAACCGATTCTGAATCAGCTCAACCCATTCCAGCAGCAAGTGTGCGAATCGAAGGTACTTCAAAAGGAACCATCACGAATACAAACGGTTATTTCCAACTCTCATTACCAACAGGTGAGTATCGATTAATCTTCAGCCACGTCGGTTATAAGACAGATTCAGACAGAATAAATCTCAACGCCGATTTGATTAAAAACATCTCTCTGAAAGCAGTTCAAATTCAGATGCCCGAAATGATTATCATTGCAGAAGACCCCGCCATCGAGATAATACGGAAAGCAATTGCCAACAAGCGAATGTGGATGGATAAATTAAATTCTTACGAGATTCAAGCATTTACACGTCAGCTGTTTTATAGAGATACAACTATAGCCAGTATTACTGAATCATACTCGACAGGATACTGGCAAAAAGGCGATACACTTCGTGAAATCATAAAACAAAAAAGGCAAACCGAGAACATTCCCTCATCGAACAACTTCGCCGCCGTTTGGGGAATTACAAACTTCAACGACGACGAAATCAGAAGCGCCGGTTATACTTTCATCGGTCCTACAGCTAGGGGTGCACTCGATTACTATGATTACAAGCTGCTGCGGACTTACGGAAAAAGTGGTTACGAAATCTACGAGATAAATGTTATCCCGAAATCACGCCTTCAACCCCTTTTCCAGGGTATAATAACCATCGCCGACTACACGTTTGCGGTGATGGGTGTCGATTTACAACCTAACGAAGTATTCAATATCCCTTTTGTCACCGATTTAAAATTAAACTATCGTCAAAAGTTCTCACTCTATGATGACGAATTCTGGATGCCAACCGACATCAGAATTGTGGGCGGTGCAAAAATCAGCTTCGCCGGCTTTAC
The genomic region above belongs to Bacteroidota bacterium and contains:
- a CDS encoding HAD-IIIA family hydrolase; translated protein: MNKTTLNKKLKNIKLILFDVDGVLTDGKIILDSDGKEYKNFHAHDGFGIVKAKQAGIKIGLISGRTSDIVDKRAFKLGIDIVLQGIDDKLEAFQNLKKENNFSEKETAYIGDDEFDIPLLKAVAFSAAPANAINAVKKSVDYVTKTDGGNGAAREIIDMILNVKNSKKKNDNKSDN
- a CDS encoding dicarboxylate/amino acid:cation symporter, whose translation is MSFFSKLWNLKLHHKILLGLLLGAIFGATLNVSIYELEIIHKEKEKEKSTIVNNWEKIEFADVHLRVVLQTFGKEDQLKLLNNFQILDKSAKANLLILVTFKTTDQNGAVITTRKHFENIKKIEKVKTIPLYIKPVGTIFIRLLMFIAIPLVLASLIVGASSLGNIRTVGKIGAKMISIYFVLIAIAITIGLTLANVIRPGDRLSEDAREKLLVEFAPNIQAKIQESVELNVINTIISIVPTNPISALANAEMLQIVFFALIVGITLTAIRKEKSEPIIRFFDGFSDMMIKMVDFVMKIAPFGVFALIAATVSEFGFDILQTLFWYAATLIIGLLVHQFIVLGSMVKIFAGINPIKFFKGIREVMLIAFTSSSSAATLPVNMEKCEQNLGVPKKITSFVLPLGATINMDGTSMYQAVAAVFIAQVYGIELHITEQLIILLTALLASIGTAPVPGVGIIMLIIVLRSVNIPEEGIALILGVDRFLDMCRTVVNVSGDAAVATIIAKSEGVLKK
- a CDS encoding OstA-like protein produces the protein MKNFSLKYIPFVLCFISTNLFSQQDDKIIILNHADSLVGREINGESIRELIGNVQFSQGNVVVNCDKAVQYFKTNEVVLTGNVRVQDDTLVLNGKRGIYNSNDKTAEAFEGVYLEEGTRKLNADYGKYFIRERRVLFRNNVIVQDTGSTLLCNELFYFRDEKRTIARKNVIISDINNDVKTYSNYFENLGDYSFLLDQPRIVQIDTTDEGTLDTLTIVSNEMYSYQDSLSRFIAIGKVIMRRGDVSAECGNSVYYSDADSIILRDKPFVWYEKTQVSGDSIFIKLTERKLEKIIVRGNAFAISLSDTNLQNRFDQMSGETITMIFFEGKIYNILVDVTATSLYYLYETETSVADTTVTVQKPNGINITSGDQITILFEDKKVEAIKILSGVEGKYYPENLVQDKESEYNLAGFNWRESKPAIPQNPFLQNKSTLGLDK
- a CDS encoding KpsF/GutQ family sugar-phosphate isomerase, whose protein sequence is MTTNQIIEKAKNVIRIEAEAVLKLESRIDNNFIQAVETIYNSKGRIIVTGMGKSGIIARKIVATMNSTGTPAIFLHPSDAVHGDLGIVRKDDVVVCISKSGNTNEIQQLIPMFKRIGVSIISLLGNMDSKLAELSDVVLDTSVKEEACPFDLAPTASTTATLAFGDALAIALLEKRNFTLEEFALYHPGGILGKNLILKVEEIMISGNGVPNVKYNCSIRDVILEITSKRLGATCVVDDTGVLVGIITDGDLRRMLSRTTEFVNLAAETIMTKNPKTIKQNTLAAVALNEMESYNITQLIVIDSEKKPIGMLHLHDLVKTGLRPEADE
- the kdsA gene encoding 3-deoxy-8-phosphooctulonate synthase, which produces MIKLRNIKIGNGNPLVLIAGPCVVENRNMIFKTAERIQKLTDKYGIPFIFKSSYKKANRTSGNSFSTIGMNEALKILSDVKEKFGVPILTDVHTENEVNEAAEVADILQIPAFLCRQTELLQTAGKTGKIINIKKGQFIAPEDMAHQAKKVEEVGNKKIMLTERGSTFGYNNLVVDMRSLQIMRKLGYPVVLDATHSVQLPGAGKGETSGRPEFIFPIARAGVAVGIDALFIETHPDPKKALSDAASQLKLDLLEELLKQVIEIDKLVKNKLKLG
- the lptC gene encoding LPS export ABC transporter periplasmic protein LptC — protein: MKFFFKILLATVLCSLIFSGCEEKIKPSVTSTKLSGNPPSQESWNSRINFTQSGKLVAIVTAGHLTVYDDRKQTHLDEKIKVDFYDEAGKQTTELTAEQGIVNDLTRDLEAIGNVIVISDEGTTLRTEQLSWTNSTQKIHTDAYVEIDSPKEKIRGHGLESDQHLKNYKILKVTGQSAKIE
- a CDS encoding S46 family peptidase, with the translated sequence MKSKIYLLSLIFALFLSTTANAVLDEGMWMLDAINKLPLNEMKKTGLELTPQQIYNPNGTSLKDAVVSLGGGTGSFVSTNGLILTNHHVAYGAIVSVSSVMEDRLKDGFLANKYEEEIQIDNMTAQVVVSMKDITDEVLSEIKEDMTATDRQKAINAKLREIEKREKGNSDFECRATDVYTGVKYYLFTFEIIKDIRLVYAPPNSIGNYGGEIDNWIWPRHTGDFSFLRAYISPEGKTVKFSKDNVPYKPKHFFPISTQGFNDGSYQMIMGFPGRTFRYRTAADIKVAFEEALPTTLDLFKTRIEIINRWGQKDRAIELKYANRVRGLENTYKNSLGVLEGMKRIKLTQMKETEEAEFLKFINSNPELKSKYGSTLSEIDKLINDMLQYNKKRMMLMNLLSTDLYRLAQRLMSFTAVPAKDSLGKIIPRTDADRAPIKTFFDVVYKNGSSRTRVGHFISP
- the lptB gene encoding LPS export ABC transporter ATP-binding protein, which produces MNNQILFSEGLYKKYKKRFVVKNVNIEVKQGEVVGLLGPNGAGKTTTFYMIVGMIKPNDGKVFLNNTEITKFAMYKRARLGIGYLPQEASVFRKLSVYDNIMAVLQMMKLAQREREEWCNRLLEDFGISHIAKSKGYMLSGGERRRVEIARTLATNPKFILLDEPFAGIDPIAVEEIMKIVHDLKNRDIGVLVTDHNVHETLSITDRSYLMFEGEILKSGTAEYLANDEEAKRLYLGEKFKLDRY